Part of the Zea mays cultivar B73 chromosome 4, Zm-B73-REFERENCE-NAM-5.0, whole genome shotgun sequence genome is shown below.
CGTTCTCTCCTAGCTAGGGGGTTATAAAGCCGTGCGCCGCACCCGTGTTCCTCCAAATCGGCACCAGCTGTTGGGAAGCCGAGCGTCCTCGCCATTTATGCTCTTCAGCAGTGCGCCCGGGAACCGTTGCCGCTGCCCTTGCTTGGCCTCGATCCGGCGCGCCCCTACTCCCTGCCTCCTCATTGGCGCCAACACCGCATCTGCTATTGCCGCGGTGGCCCATTTCTCGTCGCCCGTATTCGAAGTTCTGAACTTGGTCGTGGCCGAGATGAACTACTCTGAGAATTCCGGTGAGAACTATCCCCACTGCTACCCCATGTCCCTAATTTTGTGTAGCATCGTTTGATTAGGAAATGGAGTATTTGGGCGTGCTGGCTATTACCCCAACCATGGCGCCGTCGTGACTGGGCGACCCGCACCGCTGCCTGGAGATCGAGAAAAAGGGCGAGGAAGGAGAGAACGCAGTGGCCATAGATCAAATAATGGACGAACGAGATTGGGTTGTTGTGTACCCTTTCGCCCATGTAGATCTGGCCGTAGATCCCAGAATCAATGGTCCTAATGGGTACCGGTTTATGGGGGATCTAATCTGGTCCCTAGATTCAGGATCGGACGGCTCAGCTctacccgtaccccttcggctcGGCCGTTTCGCAAATGAGCCCTCGGCTTAtttagaaatcaacccgccgtccacgcgGGTGAATTCTGAGTCTAGGAAATCTTATAGATTAAACCCTGTGCTCCCTGGTTTTgtgtgcccagtccagagaattcgaaaatccagtaaaagtaaatagaaaatgatttttaatgtgaaaataaatgctagaaacttgtgaaattcatagttaattcattttaactccaaattgagtaattccagttgcaataattttgtattaacattgtctatcaactagtaacattgtttaaccataaaacttaaattaaaattattcatttggattaatttattctagatgcttattaacttcagaaattcataacttagaatCCGTAACTCCAGAattaatgatttctgttcctagaatcttattttaatgagtagattattattatgtattttgtttacatgtttggtgtgatgttaattttgcctacacactgcttgtttgtattgctacgactagcgtgaggacacgtgtcacctgaagagcaagttggtacctggaatctcaagtgccaggcaagttgtgcccttgatcacttctttttacccactcatgttctaattaatcataatgatctgcataggttaattttgatgggacccaataggttaccctagtttgattatctttataccttgtttaccactgaattttttgggtagtacttgctagtgctttatgtggttttgggtatgaagatacattattcatgattacacttttattatcagtttattatttctgttcatgataagatcattatgttaattggaacatggagcgaccacccgggaaaacagtgctaccacaagggtttaatgggacgcccttggctgattaattaggaaagctagtggaagactaccttacccgaaaggggcaagggcagtaggggagtggtcagtgtagggaggccctcgggaggattttgctgcgatggcggtcctgcaagggattcctgcattggagcttcctataaactgtagcgggttttctgaagctagtggaactttgtaaaggcctcgtagtgttaccctgcctcgcctcctcggtagaggtgtatgggaagtcgcgatcccttggcagatgggtaacatgacttgtgggtaaagatgcgcaacctctgcagagtgtaaaactggtatactagccgtgctcacggtcatgagcagctcggaccctcacatgattaaattatggaacttaaactcaatttgtcatatgcattgcatcgcaggtgatgttgttacttttgttctactgcttaattgggttggtatttacttatacttagtaactgctaataaaatattgaccaactttaaaagcaatgctcagctctaaccatcctctttggtaagccttacacttcacgtgagctcccacctttggcgagttcatgcacattattccccacaacttgttgagcgatgaacgtatgtgagctcactcttgctgtctcacaccccccacaggtcaagaacaggtaccgcaggatgaggcgcgtggaggatgctgtgatgagttcgtgagtggtctaggccgtcgtctcccagtcaactttgggttgctggatcgtttcctcatatgatgtaattatttaattatttttgtacagaactcctgttatatagtaaagatgtgacattcgatcctgtgccactatgcatcatatgtgtgagacttggtcccagcacacctggtgtttatgttcgcgcccgggtttttgacctctaaaatccgggtgtgacatcctcCCATTCCAACAATGGAAACGACCATGAGATCACCACCGGCAACATGACCATTGACCAATATATTAATAATTTTCTTCCTCTCAACATCTCTAGACCTCGCAACAATATTTTCAGGATCGACGATAATGGAATCCGTCTCACGCCACTCCTTCCATGCCGTTGTTGCCTTGGGCTGAAGCTTGTTGAATCCAAAGGTGTTCATTTCTTCCACAAGGTCCTTGAAGGTGTCAACAATCCCGCGAAGCCTGTTGCCCATCCTAATATGGAATGCAGCACGGTTGTGGGTAGGGAAGAGTTTTACCCTGGCCATAATGCCAAGCTTGGTGATGTGCCCATTCTTCTTGGCTCGACGGTGGAGCGCCTCATACTCGAAGTCATCGAAGACCTCGTTCGCCTCGTACGCTGCCGTCTTGAGCTGTTCAAGCCATTTCTCCACGCCGCGGCGAGGCGTCTGCCTCTCGGCGTCACCGATGACTTCGAGGATGGCAGGCAGCCAGCGCATGAGGGTCTTGTGGTGCTTCTCCATGCCCTCCATCACCTTGTACTGGTCGAGGAGAGAGCTGGACACCTTATCCTTCAACAGGGACACCAGTGGGGTGACCACCAGGCTGGCCGCTAGTTCAGCCATTGGAGCGAGCACTCAGCAGCAGAGGAAGAGGAGGGCGTTGGGCGGAGTGGGGCAGGAGTGGATAAGATAGAAGAGAATGGTCTGAGTATAAAGCGGTTTGTAGGAAAGCAGAGTGGGGCTTTGCCTGTCAGCACAGCTAATCTTAATTGGCTGTGTGCTAGCTGGTCATTATGTTCACACACTATGCATACATCTTGTTTATCATATTTTGGACAGAGTTACAATGTACCTCGATGCTCTAAATTATATTATAGTACAATGTGCACATCCAATCCAAGCTGGAAGCCTTAAGAGGTCTGTACACAGGGTAAAAGgatgagagagaaagagagagagagagagagagagagagagaggggggggggagagaggagACAAGACTGAGTTTATATCACCAAGTGACTGAATATGTATATGCACCTGATGGACACAGGTTAGTGGCTGCACATGCATAGACCATGGACTGATGAAAACCATTGGCTAATGAGATATAGTGACGGATGAGAGCCACTAGCTAATTCTATATGTATGTAGTCAGATTAGCGAGTTGCTTTTGGCTAATACTCCAGATCAGCTTTTGGCAAAAGGAGGGAATGGAATCCTGACAGGCACGCGGAGACAGCGCAAGCTAATCTTAAATTGCTGTGTGCTAGCTGGACTGGAATCTTCATCTTGAGATCTGGGTTCAGATCACCAAGTGGCTGAATATATATATGCCTCCGCACATGAGACCGGAGCGTTTCGAGGCATGCACCAGGACACTGGTTTAGTGGCTGCATATACAGGCCCTAATTCTTGTCATGTTGGTTCTACCAAGTGCAAAACGCAGTTCTGTTTATTTACCGACCAACGCCAATGTTTCAGCTGCTACTACCCTGTTCAACATGAAACGAAGTAACAAACCTTACAGCTACTCCATATTTCTGCTCGTTAACAAGTAGAATACTAAAAAGATTGCAAATGCTCAATTGTTGTAATTAACAcaataagaagaagaagaatagcCACAGAGTCATCAACATTTGCAGATCTAATCGCTATCCATATAAGCCTCTGATTATCATAAGAAATATCCACAACACACTCATATGGGTCAGTGTCATGAGGACAGAAAAAAAGATCGAACCTCATTTAACAGTCGTTTTCCTCAAAATCAACGCCCTGCGGATCTGAGTCATCCATAAGGTTCCTTAGACCCACTCTCAGATCTGGCACCCCCTCCTGCAAGATGGCGCAAACTGGAAATATTGGAACACCCTGCACTCTCCTCTTCAGCTCCTCGTACATCTCTTCAGCTCCCTCTTCATCTATCTTGTTTGCCACAATCAGTGATGGCCGCCGAGTCATTCCTTTTTGGTAATGCTCCAGCTCTGTGACCAAATCGTGCAGCTGCTCCCAAGGCGGGATACCCTTCCTGCCATTAAGTGTGGCTGCAAGGTCAAGCACATAGGCAATAACTTTGGTGCGCTCTATGTGCCTCAGGAAAGCATGGCCCAGGCCACGGTTCTCATGTGCTCCTTTGATCAGGCCAGGTATATCAGCCACTTTAACTGAGAAGTAGTCCTCGTAGGTCAGGCTGCCAATGTTGGGCCTCAGCGTGGTGAATTCGTAGTCAGCTATCTCTGGTTGCGCCCTAGATAGAGCACTGAGCAATGTGCTCTTCCCAGCATTGGGCAATCCAACCAGACCAACATCTGCAATGCTCTTCAGTTCCAGGATAAGGATGCTCTCAGTTCCTGGCTGCCCAGTACTCAAACGGGCTATCTTCTCTTGTCTGTTTGCTTTGGATGGCCGCATCTCCTTCATGACAAAAGCATTCCCCAGTCCACCTTTGCCTCCTCGTGCTATGATTAACCGCTGCCCAGGTTTCGTCATCTCAGCAACACAATATTGCACATCTTGTTCTTCCTTctcatcctcttcttcctcctcatccatgTCAAACTCGTCTTCATCCTCCCAAAATTCTTCATCCTCACTTTCAGTTTGATCTTTTTCATCTGTCCCCTCCTGACATGAATAGATTCTTACATCACGATTAGAGTTTGAGAACTGAAGCTTGGAGCATGTATGAAAGTATTTTGGATCCTCTGAGTGACTGCTGCTTCCCTTTACAGTGTCATTTCCATCAGTGTTATGCTTAGGGGCAATATGCCGATGGGACAAGCCACCATCAAAACCTTCTGCCACTATATTAACAATCTGGTCCAAATCTGAAGAGTGTTCTTCAGCACTAGGTATATCCCAGGGATCCAGAGCTCTGGTTGGTTTATTTACTGTCAGAGAAGGTTGCTCGCCTTCGACAAGATGAATCACTGTGCCTACAGGTACTTGTGCAATCTGTTACATATAAGTAGAGAAAGTGATATATAACGTAAACCAAAAAAAAAGAAGTTatggcatatatatatatatatatatatatatatatatatatatatatatatatatatatatatatatactctagTAACCTTGTCAGGACCTCTTGTTCCTATCTGATTCTTAGAAACTCCATTGCCACCTCGGCCTCCTCTCTGAAAACCAAAATTAAACAAGCTTCAGGTATCAATGATTTCCCCAGAGTTCAAATGATCCACATTGACTCGAGCTACACCGCAGTGTCTAGCTTCACACTTTAGGTTGATAGGTTCAGATAAATAAAATTCAGGGTTGTGCGACCTTTCTTATACCAATACATTCACAACACTGGCTTTCAATTAGAACACTATAACTTATGAAATAAGATCTTACATCGAGCATAACAACCTGTGCAGCAACCATATCTAGCTCAAGTAAAAGCATATGATGTATTTGAAGACATACCATGTGATGCTGCAAGCCACTGAAATCCCAGATAGACCTTGAACACTCAAGAATTACATCACCGCCCTTCCCTCCACTACCACCTGTACATTTTAAAATTCATTATAAGGACGGATTAGTCCAAATAATGCAAATTTATATTAGTGTTAGTATGAAAAACAAAGGGCGGCACAAGAGGGTGGGGTCTCTCACCGTCAGGCATGCCCTGGCGGTTGGACCTAGAGCGCCTGAGGCTGACGCATCCATTGCCGCCGTCGCCACCCTTGGCGCGCATCCGGAACCTGTCCACCATGCCCCGCGCCTGCACCAAACCCATCAGTAAACAGTCGGAGGGGGAAATAGACTCGGGGAAACGGATATGGAAGTAGGAGACCTGCAAAGGCGCCGCCTTTCCCTTCCTCTTCTCCGGCACAGACCCGCAGAAGCGTCCCAGCCGGCAGGCCGGCCAGGATGCCGGAGCCTGCGCCACCACCCTCAGCGGTGGCAGCCGGCGGAGGAGAGTCTGCTGCCGCCGCCACATATCCACTGCACTCCTCCCTACTTGATCAACGAGGG
Proteins encoded:
- the LOC103652676 gene encoding probable GTP-binding protein OBGM, mitochondrial, with the translated sequence MWRRQQTLLRRLPPLRVVAQAPASWPACRLGRFCGSVPEKRKGKAAPLQARGMVDRFRMRAKGGDGGNGCVSLRRSRSNRQGMPDGGSGGKGGDVILECSRSIWDFSGLQHHMRGGRGGNGVSKNQIGTRGPDKIAQVPVGTVIHLVEGEQPSLTVNKPTRALDPWDIPSAEEHSSDLDQIVNIVAEGFDGGLSHRHIAPKHNTDGNDTVKGSSSHSEDPKYFHTCSKLQFSNSNRDVRIYSCQEGTDEKDQTESEDEEFWEDEDEFDMDEEEEEDEKEEQDVQYCVAEMTKPGQRLIIARGGKGGLGNAFVMKEMRPSKANRQEKIARLSTGQPGTESILILELKSIADVGLVGLPNAGKSTLLSALSRAQPEIADYEFTTLRPNIGSLTYEDYFSVKVADIPGLIKGAHENRGLGHAFLRHIERTKVIAYVLDLAATLNGRKGIPPWEQLHDLVTELEHYQKGMTRRPSLIVANKIDEEGAEEMYEELKRRVQGVPIFPVCAILQEGVPDLRVGLRNLMDDSDPQGVDFEENDC